The Polaribacter sp. MED152 region TGGCATATTCTAAAGATCCCGAAAAATACAAACCATTTTTCACTTCTTCAGAGTACTGAACTTTAGCAAAAGTTTTCTCGTATATTTTCATATAATTTTGCCTGTAAAACAAAGAAGCTATTGTATTGTTTAATCTAAAAATAGGGTTTCTACCATTAAATTGCGGAGTAACAATTCCTCCAGTAATAGAAAGTCTTGGTCTTGATAGGTTATTCCATTTTTTGGTAAATGAAAATGTAGGTCTTAATTTTTGATCTGAAAAACCATAATTTAAATTGGCTGAAGCATTCCACCATTTGCCTTGCTCATTAATTTGCTCAAAATAACTTACACCAGCAGAAGTATAAACCCCCTGAACTGTATTAAAACCTGTTCTAAGCAAAGGACCATTGAAAGAAAAAGTTCGATTTTTATAAGAGTTTCTGTACGAATAACCTAATAAAGGATCTGACCAATTGAACTTATTACCTTTAGCATCAATAGAATCTAAATACTTTTTAGACTTTCGAATAACTTTAATACTGTCTTTAATTTTATAATCCTTAACCTCTTCTTGCGTTAAAGAAACTGGTCTTAATTCATTCCAAAAAACGCTATCTTTTTTAGTTGCATTTTCTTCAAATGAAAGCACTTCATTTGTAAAAGTATCTTCTGTAAAATTAGGATTAAAATCATAGTCTGAATACACGTAAGAAAACTTTCCTCTAGGTTTAAATCCGAAAATGGAAATATCAAAATCTATAGATTGACTAATTAACACCCATGCATCTATTTTTTCTGAATAAGCATACCCTTGTTTTAAACCTAAAGAATTTACAAACGGTAAATTCACTTGTACACCAGAAGTAACCAAATCACAACCATAAATTGCCCAGTCATTCTCCACAATATAAATAGATCCTTCAAAAACACGATCGTTATTTCTTCTCGGAATTAATTTAATTTTATTGATTAAAATTCCGTTTGCATCATAAAAAGTACCTTCTAATTTGTATTTGTAATAACTAAATGCATTTGAAGAAATAGGTGACACCAAATCATTAAAAACCTCAATACTATTGTCATACAAATTAATATTCGAATCTTCTGCCCTATTAAAACTTACTCCATTATCTTCTCCAGAAACTTTGCTTGCTACAATTTTTTCTTTAAATTTTTTCGGTTTCTTCTGAAACGAAATTTTAGAAAATGTTTCCGATAAATAAATAATACCACTCCTTGTAGAATCTAAACCACCCCCAAAATCTCCTGTACTTTGTCCGAAAAATTTTTCTGGAGCATCTTTAATTCTGGTTAATCCTCTTGAATAAAATTGCGCAGTATAATTGGCATACTTATCAGTATTTTTACTTTTGGCTGCAATTGCATTTCGTATAATAACATTAGCAGGATTTTCATCTGTAGAAATCGAAATCTCACTTAATTGCACACTTTCTTCTTCTAAAGAAACATCTAGAGTGTAAGGAAATTCAGTAACAACTATATTTTTTTTAAGAGTTTTGTATCCTAAAAATTGAAAAACGATAGTGTGCTTTCCTTTAGACGTTATGTCTAAAATATAAACCCCATTATCATTAGAAGTTGTACCATTTACAGTTTTATCTAAATAAATACTAACAAAAGAAAGTGGCTCTCCTCTAGTATCTGTAACAACACCTTTTACCTGTGCAAATTGAATGGATGATACACACAAAAAGATTAAAAACGTAATTTTTTTCATGGGTTGGTTTTGTTGTATAGACGCAAACATATAGTTTCTGTTACAGGAAAGTCTTTAAAAATTGTTAAACATATCACTTCTAACTTGCTTTAATTGTTAATTATTTTAAAATTTAAGCAATTAATTTTAAAAATTTATACACTTAATTACTATTTGGAATATAACTTTTAAACGAGCCTTAATTTTAATTGTTAACCCATCATTTAGAAAGAGTTTTAATAACGTAAAAGAATAGAAAACATTTTATTACTCTTACATTGAAAAGTATATATTTGTAGGTCTAAACAAAGGAAACAAGTATTTATGAGTAATTCAAGAAAAAGACACGAAGCATTACTTTATCATGCCAAACCAAAGCCTGGTAAAATTGCAGTTGTACCCACAAAGAAATACGCAACTCAACATGATTTAGCACTAGCCTACTCACCAGGAGTTGCAGAGCCTTGTTTAGAAATTGCCAAAGACAAAAACAACATTTACAAATACACTTCTAAAGGTAATTTGGTAGCAGTAATTTCTAATGGAACTGCTGTTTTAGGTTTGGGTGATATTGGGCCTGAAGCCTCAAAACCTGTTATGGAAGGTAAAGGTTTGTTATTTAAAATATTTGCAGACATTGATGTTTTTGATATTGAAGTTGATGCTACAGATGTCGATAAATTTATAGAAACTGTAAAAGCAATAGCACCAACTTTTGGTGGTATTAATTTAGAAGATATAAAAGCACCAGAAGCGTTTGAAATTGAAACGCGTTTAAAAGAGGAGTTAGATATTCCTGTAATGCATGATGATCAGCATGGAACTGCAATAATTTCTGCTGCAGCATTAAAAAATGCGATAGAAATTACTGGTAAAGATATTTCTAAACTAAAAATAATAGTAAATGGTGCAGGTGCTGCTGCCATTTCATGCACACGACTGTATTTAAAGCTTGGTGCAGTTAGAGAAAATATTATCATGTGTGATAGTAAAGGGGTTATTAGAAAAGATAGAGACAACTTAACTACACAAAAAGCAGAATTTGCAACAGACCAAGATGTAAACACCTTAGAAGAGGCAATGCAAAATGCCGATGTTTTTATAGGGCTTTCTATGGGAAATATAGTTACCCCAGAAATGTTGCTTTCTATGGCAAAAAATCCTATTGTTTTTGCAATGGCAAATCCTGTACCAGAAATTGAGTACGATTTAGCTATAGCTACAAGAGAGGATATTATTATGGCTACAGGAAGATCAGATCATCCTAATCAAGTAAATAATGTATTAGGTTTCCCTTTTATTTTTAGAGGAGCATTAGATGTTAGAGCTACTAAAATTAATGAAGCTATGAAATTAGCTGCTGTGCATGCTTTAGCTGATTTAGCCAAAAAATCTGTACCAGAACAAGTAAACATTGTTTATGATGAAGTAAGCTTAAACTTTGGTAAAGAATATATTATTCCAAAACCTTTTGATCCTCGATTAATTTACGAAATTCCACCAGCAGTTGCCAAAGCTGCAATGGAATCTGGAGTAGCCTTAGAACCAATTTCTGATTGGGACGCTTATAGAGAGGAATTGATGGAGCGTTCTGGTTCTGGAAGTAAAGAAATTAGACAAATTCACAACAGAGCTAAAAGAAATAAAAAACGTATTGTTTTTGCAGAAGCAGATCATTTAGACGTTTTAAAAGCTGCGCAAAGAGTACAAGAAGAAAAACTAGGACTACCAATTCTTTTAGGAAGAAAAGAGGTAATTTTAGAATTGAAAGAAGAAATTGGTTTTACTGAAGATGTACCAATTTTTGATCCAAAAACAGACGAGGAAAAAGAAAGAAGAGATCGTTTTGGAATTGCTTATTGGGAGTCTAGACAGCGTAAAGGAAGAACATTAACAGAAGCAAAAAAATTAATGCGAGAGCGTAATTATTTTGCAGCAATGATGGTAAATGTTGGTGAGGCTGATGCTTTAATCACAGGTTATTCAAGACCTTACCCAACTGTTATTAGACCAATTTTAGAGTCAATACAAAAAGATAGTGGTATTTCTAAAGTGGCTGCTTGTAACTTAATGCTTACAAAGCAA contains the following coding sequences:
- a CDS encoding NADP-dependent malic enzyme; the protein is MSNSRKRHEALLYHAKPKPGKIAVVPTKKYATQHDLALAYSPGVAEPCLEIAKDKNNIYKYTSKGNLVAVISNGTAVLGLGDIGPEASKPVMEGKGLLFKIFADIDVFDIEVDATDVDKFIETVKAIAPTFGGINLEDIKAPEAFEIETRLKEELDIPVMHDDQHGTAIISAAALKNAIEITGKDISKLKIIVNGAGAAAISCTRLYLKLGAVRENIIMCDSKGVIRKDRDNLTTQKAEFATDQDVNTLEEAMQNADVFIGLSMGNIVTPEMLLSMAKNPIVFAMANPVPEIEYDLAIATREDIIMATGRSDHPNQVNNVLGFPFIFRGALDVRATKINEAMKLAAVHALADLAKKSVPEQVNIVYDEVSLNFGKEYIIPKPFDPRLIYEIPPAVAKAAMESGVALEPISDWDAYREELMERSGSGSKEIRQIHNRAKRNKKRIVFAEADHLDVLKAAQRVQEEKLGLPILLGRKEVILELKEEIGFTEDVPIFDPKTDEEKERRDRFGIAYWESRQRKGRTLTEAKKLMRERNYFAAMMVNVGEADALITGYSRPYPTVIRPILESIQKDSGISKVAACNLMLTKQGPMFLADTTINLNPTAKDLVKISQMTSNLVKMFGMKPNVAMLSFSNFGSTKNESSQKIREAVSYIHRNFPNAVVDGEIQADFALNPEMLAKEFPFSKLNGKKVNVLIFPNLESANITYKLLKEMQGAESIGPVILGLSKAVHIVQLGASVDEMVNMAALACVDAQQREKK
- a CDS encoding DUF5686 and carboxypeptidase regulatory-like domain-containing protein is translated as MKKITFLIFLCVSSIQFAQVKGVVTDTRGEPLSFVSIYLDKTVNGTTSNDNGVYILDITSKGKHTIVFQFLGYKTLKKNIVVTEFPYTLDVSLEEESVQLSEISISTDENPANVIIRNAIAAKSKNTDKYANYTAQFYSRGLTRIKDAPEKFFGQSTGDFGGGLDSTRSGIIYLSETFSKISFQKKPKKFKEKIVASKVSGEDNGVSFNRAEDSNINLYDNSIEVFNDLVSPISSNAFSYYKYKLEGTFYDANGILINKIKLIPRRNNDRVFEGSIYIVENDWAIYGCDLVTSGVQVNLPFVNSLGLKQGYAYSEKIDAWVLISQSIDFDISIFGFKPRGKFSYVYSDYDFNPNFTEDTFTNEVLSFEENATKKDSVFWNELRPVSLTQEEVKDYKIKDSIKVIRKSKKYLDSIDAKGNKFNWSDPLLGYSYRNSYKNRTFSFNGPLLRTGFNTVQGVYTSAGVSYFEQINEQGKWWNASANLNYGFSDQKLRPTFSFTKKWNNLSRPRLSITGGIVTPQFNGRNPIFRLNNTIASLFYRQNYMKIYEKTFAKVQYSEEVKNGLYFSGSLEYAKRTPLFNTTDYSFAKPGTNGYTSNNPLDPTDFVNPAFTEHNIATLNLGTTFVFGQKYLSYPDRKVNQGNNKYPTVSLNYIKRFGADNDALNSDLFIANVRQNINAGNFGKFAYNLRAAAFVKPKDIAFMDNLQANGNQLIFPIDRELNSFNLLDYYQYYTNDKYAEMHVEHNFKGSVLGKIPLFNKLNFHLVAGGKALFMADKKPYTEYSVGLDNLGFGKYRFLRVAYVNAQYGDVKESGLVFRISLF